The genomic region TCATTCGTGGTCATCTAGGTGATCTTCTTGCTGATGAGCGCGAGCACCGCATGGGCGATCCGCGGGTCGGTCGAGTAGTGCGCCGCGCCGACCTCGATCAACACCTGTCCGCGCAACGCGTCAATGCTCACACTTCCCGGCCCGTTGACGGTGTCAGGGTATTGGGTCAGCAACGTCGCCGTATCCGGCTCGGTAAGGGTGACCCCGGCGCCAAACACGTCGGGCGACGGGTGCGCGTGGCATTGCCGGGCAGCAGTTTTCAGCGCGTCGAAGGCCCGCCGGGCGGTATCGGCGTCGGGATAGACCGCGACGCTCTGCCGAACACCGATATTGCTCGACCCGCTGTAGCGCGCCGACGCGAAGTTCGACCAGGTGCTGCCGAACACCTCGTCTTGGTTGACGAAGTGCCGGCACGGCGCCGACAGCGTGGCGTCCATGCTGTGGTCGACCCACGGGCTGGTGAGGTCTTCGTCGGGATTGGCGTGCAATGTGGGCCCGACGACGATCGATTGCACCTGCGCCAGCGGCACAATCATGTCGCCGCTGCGCGGTACGGCCGCCGGGGACGCCGTAGCCGCCACGGGAATCATGTTGAGGCAGGCCAGCGCCGCGGCGACCGCGACAGCGCAGAGCCGCCGGCCATCAGGTTTTGGAAGCACGCTCATCATGTCCTCGAACTCTGTTGTGCACCAACACTATTTGCCCCCCATGCCTGCCGAAGAGTCACGGCCTCCCCACTGATTATCCGGCCACTCCCGCAGGTCTCCCGACACAAGTTGGGCAGCTCGCTGGCGCGCTCATGCTTCCGTGAGTGCCCGAACGGATACCGCCCGGGCCTGTCCGGGTCCATTAGTTTGCGCCAGCCTCCTGGCACGCCGAAGCGATTATGCCCGGCGCTCGTAAAAACACGAGATACAAATCTATATCTGCCGGTGTATAAGTGGGTATTCCCTGGGCGAAAGCGCGACCATATTGCGCCGCAAGCATGCCAAAAGCCGCGATCGTCCCGTTTGCGGTGTTGCGCGCCAATTGTTCGTATGAATTCGCCGCGCGAGACAGTATGGCGGCTGCGCTGACGTTGAGTGATTTCTCTTGAGGTGACCAGCGGCTGGCTGGAGTGTTGGAGTCGATCTTGCTCCAGTCCATAAACGCTGGATTTGAGGTCAGCTCGCTGTTTGTTCGTTCCCACTCGGTGCACTGTGGATCGGGCGAGGTGAGGAACTTGCCTGGATTTGCGCCGTGTACTGGGTCTCTGCGACCTGGTGTATCAACGGCAGGTGCGAGCGGTCCGCGAGCAGTGGCCGAACCCGAGCTTATTGCCGTGCAAATTGAGGTAATTACTAGGCTGATTGTTGCCGATACAGTGACCACGATGTTATCCGCAGGTACATAGGACGGAACATGGTCGATAAATATTCGCGCATATACGCTGTATTGTTCGTACAGCTCGCTTAGCACTCGATGCGGTGTGATTTTGACCAGCGATTCAGTCTGGTCGGCGGCGGTGCGCATTGCATCAGCAACTGCATTGTATGTCGACCGCATTTCGGTGGTCCACGCGCTGGCGGGAATCGAGGGGTCCCGCTGGCTCCAGTTGTGATCTCTCTCTGTTTCATAAACGATGTTGTTGACCGGTACCCACGGCGCGCACGACGGATCTTCGGTGATCACAGAGACGGGCCCGGTGTCGTTGGCGCTGGCGAAATCGGACTTCGAGCTCGACGACGGCGCCGCACCGCTTCCGTTGTCGGTGTCCTTGCCACCGACGTAGTACACCGTCACACCGACAGTGACCGCGACGACAGCGATCAATGCGACCGTCCCAAGGATCCACTTGAGCGGACCCTTCTTGTGTTGCGCGGGCGTGGGATTCGGCCACTGCTGCTGCGGGTTCCACTGCCCCTGCGGACCCGGACCCGGCTGTCCACCGGGGTAGGCCGGCCAGTTTCCGGGCTGCTGCGGCGGTTGCGGCCCCCACGGGCTGGGCGGTGGTGGCTGGCTCACCATTGTTCCTCCACGGCGGGGTTGTGGGTGTTCATTGCGCAGTGACCTTTCCGCCTGTAAGGCGTTCTATCGCAACACCGTTCAATAGTTCGGCGCGGTCCTGGCTATGGAGCCAGTAGTGACGTATCAGCCAGAACAGGGCCACACCGTCGGGCGCCCATGCTGAGGCGTTGTTGATGACCGCAGGCGGTGCATCACGGTGGACTTCGAACACCACCGGCCGGTAGGTCTTGCCTTTCGGCGCCCGCCCGGTGATGTCTCGAATTTCGTGCCAGGCGAGTGTGAAGGTGGTGTACGAATCGCTGAATTCGATGCCGGCGGCGGACAGTCTCAGGATCGGCGCCGGGCGCCGGCGGGTGCGGGCCATGAAGCCCAAGGCGAGCAGACTGCCAAAGAGCAGGGCGATGACCTTGCCGCGGTCTTTGGCGGTGGCGGGCAGATCGTCATGCACCTGCGAACCGAATATCAGGAACAGGGCGGTGCCGACGACGATCGTCACCAGCAGCGCGGCAAGGTATTTCGCTATCGGGGCCTGCCGCAGTGTTGTACCCGCGGCATCGACGGTCGCGCGCAGTTTGGTGCGGCCCATCATCACCCACACGATGCCCGCCGAGGTGATCAGCGAGAAGAGCACCACCGCAAGGCAAATGGTGGCGGCGAGCCAGTGCGTGCGCTGCGCAGCCAGAACCGTCTTGTAGGCGAAGAACAGCCCGAGTGATCCCATCGCGAGCAGGCTGATGCCGTACAGCAGGAATCGGTTGCTCCAGCCTTCAGGTGCAGGTAGACCGGTCACCGTTGCATTCCCCCAATTTTGTTGCGCGGCCTGGTACGGCCGCACTCTCCCCCCGCGTGGCGTCCCCACGCCCCGGTAGCGCGGCCACGTCCCCGCCGGCGCGCATTCCCGTCGTTGACTGTAGCCGCTGATGGGGCCGCCGGGTTCGTTCATCGCCGGCGCGGACGTGCAGATATACCGTGGCGGCTATGCGCCCCGTTGTCCTCGTCGCCGGTGCTTTGGCCGTGTTGGTCGCCGCCGGCGGATGTACCCGCGGCGGCGACGGCCGTGACCACGCAACGGTGCAGCCGGCGTCCAATTGCGCCCTGGTGGACAGCGCGGCCGCCACGCCGGCGCCCGGCGCTCCCCCACTGCCGGCCCCGGAGCCCGCCGCGATCGTCGGGTTCGACGACTACACCGCGGTCCGTGCATGTGACTACCCCGGGCCCACGCACTACGGCTGGACGTCACTGCGGTTCAAGACAGCAGATGGCGTGCACTGCGAGCTCTACGACGGGCCGAACTCCTTCCAGTACTACTCGAGCATCATGTGCTGGGGGCCGCTGCCCGGGGCGCCCGGTGGAGCCACCCTGGTGTCACTCGAACCCGGGGCCGTCCCGGTGTACGGCAAGGCCGATGTGGAGCACCTGGAGACGCAGACCGAAGTCGGCTTCAAGACCACACCGGTAGACCCAGGCAGGTATCGCGAGCTGGCACCCGGGCAGAAGATCATTGTGCCCGGCGCCCACCCGGGCAGCGGCGTCGACATCAACGACGAGGTCTGCGCGGTCGCTCACGACGGCACGCTCACGTGCGAGATTCAGCACCCCGGGTTCGGCGACAGGAAGACCCACGGCTTTCGGCTTTCGCCCCACGGCAGCGGCGCGGTGTACTGAGCTGGAAACTCTTGGGCCCGATAGCCTGAACTGATGTTGACCCGTCGGGTGGGCCTGGCGCTGGCTGTCACCGGCGCCGCGGCCATCATGACCGCTGCGGCGCTCGTGCCGTTGCGGGCCGGCGGGTGGATTCTCATCGCCAGTTCGGTCGCCATCGCCGGCAGCGCACTGTGGGTGAGCCGCGGCAACCACCATGCAGCTGCACTACCGGTCGCGTTGTGTGTTCTGAGCAGCGTCCCGATCCTCACCGGCGCGGCGCTGTCGAGTGCGATGGGCCCGGGTCTGTCGTTGCTGCTGCATGCGGTCGCCGCCACCGGCGTCGCGATCGCCTTGGTCGGCTCGCTACTTCTGGCCCGACGCCCAGCAGGGCCCCACTCCCAAACCTCCTCTACCCCAGCTGCTTCCGGGTACGGCGCTGTGCCGACCACCGCCGCCGACAACTGCCCGCGCTGCGAGCGCGCGGTCAAGGAGGGCGCCAAAACGTGCGGCTACTGCGGATTCGCCGTCAAGCGTTACCTCGGGAATTGACCGCAGGTCCGTACCACTGCCCGCGCGTCTGGCTTTGCCGTTCGGGTCGCGGTGAAGCTGCCTTGCGTCCGTGGCCGCCATCGCAGGCGCGCTAGCGTCAGTGCATGACCATCGCCGAACCTGCTGACTCGCTCTGCCGGCTCATTGTGGACCGAGCGTCGGTATCCATGGGTGACGACGCCTTCCGGCACGACGAAGTCTGGCAGTTGCCGTCGTCAACGTCGATCGCCGAGCTGCTCGCGATCATCGCGAGAAGGTTCTTGCCCCCTGTTGGTGGTTTCGCCGGCTGGCGCATTTACCAGGACGTCGGTGACCGGGGGCCGGGCTGGACGCTCGGCCTGATCTACACGCGTGACCATCTGCGCGAAGACCGGTTCGTGTGTGTGGCGAGCGCGTTTCCGCGAACGGTCGCCGATCTCGTGCGGCGAGCGCCCCTGCCGGTAGTGCAGGCCGGGTATCTCACTGGCCAGGCGGCGCGTCCGGTGTGGCTGAGTGAAATCGAGGCGCGACCGTCCTTTGCAGGGGCTGATCTCGTGCGGTCGGCGATCGACGATGGCACCGCGGACCGGGACTGGCGCACCCTGCGGTTGCTCGATTCTCTTGCCGCCGAGCGGCAGGGACCGCGGCGGGCGTGGATTCGGGAGAACGTGTTGGCGGGCGGGTTGGCGGCGGCAGAGTTGTTCGTGGCCCGCAACATGGCTGCGATTGCTGCTGCCGATGACTTGTGTCCTGCGAGTATGGATTTGGCTGCCTCTGATCTGCTGTGCGCTGATGGCGAGCACGAGGAGGTGTTCGCCGCGCTGGGCCCGGGCCAGGCCGCGTTGGGGGTGGTGGCCTCAGCGTTCGGGGCGTGCGAGTTCGGGTTGTCTCGGGGGTTGCACCGGCGCCCGCCGCCGCAGAGCGGTGTTGCCTATCTCGAATACCTTGCTGGGCAGGGCTATTCGCTGGCGCCGATTGAGCAGTACTTGGCAGGCCATCTTGACTTCGACCAGCTGGCCGCCGCCACTGGCGGCGGCCCGTCGGCGCCCGGGCCCGGGGCGTGGTGACCGACCCGGCGGCGCCTGGCCCCGATATTGTTGCCGCGCACGGTCATTGCCGCGATCACCGCGGTGAGGTTTCTGCCAGTTCTGTCTGCGGCTGCTTTCACTGCTGCCGAACGTTCGCTCCCGAGCGAATCATCGATTGGATCGATCCGCCACCGGAGATGGTTGAGCAGGCGGGCCGACC from Mycolicibacterium sp. TY81 harbors:
- a CDS encoding sensor domain-containing protein; protein product: MMSVLPKPDGRRLCAVAVAAALACLNMIPVAATASPAAVPRSGDMIVPLAQVQSIVVGPTLHANPDEDLTSPWVDHSMDATLSAPCRHFVNQDEVFGSTWSNFASARYSGSSNIGVRQSVAVYPDADTARRAFDALKTAARQCHAHPSPDVFGAGVTLTEPDTATLLTQYPDTVNGPGSVSIDALRGQVLIEVGAAHYSTDPRIAHAVLALISKKIT
- a CDS encoding zinc ribbon domain-containing protein, whose product is MLTRRVGLALAVTGAAAIMTAAALVPLRAGGWILIASSVAIAGSALWVSRGNHHAAALPVALCVLSSVPILTGAALSSAMGPGLSLLLHAVAATGVAIALVGSLLLARRPAGPHSQTSSTPAASGYGAVPTTAADNCPRCERAVKEGAKTCGYCGFAVKRYLGN